One window of the Scyliorhinus torazame isolate Kashiwa2021f chromosome 24, sScyTor2.1, whole genome shotgun sequence genome contains the following:
- the LOC140400058 gene encoding histone H2B-like, producing the protein MADEKKPTSKPASKKGAKKVIKKPAVKGGKKRRKSRKESYSIYIYKVMKQVHPDTGISSKAMSIMNSFVNDIFERIAGEASRLAHYNKRSTISSREIQTAVRLLLPGELAKHAVSEGTKAVTKYTSSK; encoded by the coding sequence atggctgacgagaagaaaccaacatcgaaaccagcttccaagaagggagccaagaaagtcattaagaaaccggcagtaaagggcggcaagaagcggcgaaagtcgagaaaggagagttactccatctacatctacaaagtgatgaagcaggttcaccccgacaccggcatctcctccaaggccatgagcatcatgaactcgttcgtcaacgatattttcgagcgcatcgcgggtgaggcttcccgcctggcccattacaacaagcgcagcaccatcagctcccgggagatccagaccgccgtgcgcctgctgctgcccggggaactggccaagcacgccgtgtcggaagggacaaaggcggtgaccaagtacaccagctccaagtaa